A genomic stretch from Setaria italica strain Yugu1 chromosome VII, Setaria_italica_v2.0, whole genome shotgun sequence includes:
- the LOC101774929 gene encoding peroxidase 18 encodes MLRLRHGPAPTPPPPPPWSSQAPRPSPSPTIPAPQPPTAPKPSPSPASPPPPATPQHSANSTPSTSSTLGQLSPSFYAQSCPGVELAVRDVVRSASLLDPSIPGKLLRLVFHDCFVEGCDASVLIQGSGTERTDPANLSLGGFNVIDAAKRLLEVVCPATVSCSDIIVLAARDAVVFTGGPAVPVMLGRRDGLVSLASNVRRNIIDTGFSVDAMAASFTAKGLTLDDLVTLSGGHTIGSAHCNTFRERFQVANGSMAPVDGSMNTDYANELIRACSANGTVSAGTAVDCDSGSASVFDNRYFANLLEGRGLLRTDAVLVQNATTRAKVAEFAQSQDGFFASWADSYARLTGLGVKTGADGEIRRTCSSVNG; translated from the exons ATGCTCCGCCTGCGCCACGGCCcggctccgacgccgccgccgccgccgccctggtcGTCGCAGGCGCCAAGGCCGTCACCTTCACCTACCATACCGGCCCCGCAACCGCCAACGGCTCCGAAACCGTCTCCATCACCGGCttcaccaccgccaccggctaCGCCGCAGCATTCGGCGAACTCCACACCGTCGACGTCCTCGACATTGGGCCAGCTCTCGCCCAGCTTCTACGCGCAGTCCTGCCCGGGCGTGGAGCTGGCGGTGAGGGATGTGGTCAGGTCGGCCTCCTTACTGGACCCTTCTATCCCCGGCAAGCTTCTCAGGCTGGTCTTCCATGACTGCTTCGTCGAG GGATGCGATGCGTCAGTGCTGATACAAGGTAGCGGCACGGAGAGGACTGATCCTGCAAATCTCTCGCTTGGTGGGTTCAACGTCATCGATGCTGCCAAGAGATTGCTTGAAGTCGTATGCCCTGCAACTGTTTCTTGCAGTGACATTATTGTCCTTGCTGCAAGAGATGCTGTTGTGTTT ACCGGAGGACCGGCGGTGCCTGTCATGCTGGGAAGGCGAGACGGCCTGGTCTCCTTGGCATCCAACGTCCGGAGAAACATCATCGACACCGGCTTCTCCGTTGACGCTATGGCAGCCAGCTTCACCGCCAAGGGGCTCACCCTGGACGACCTCGTCACCCTCTCAG GGGGGCACACCATCGGGTCGGCGCACTGCAACACGTTCCGGGAGCGGTTCCAGGTGGCGAACGGGAGCATGGCGCCGGTGGACGGGTCGATGAACACGGACTACGCGAACGAGCTGATCCGGGCGTGCTCGGCGAACGGCACCGTGTCGGCGGGCACGGCGGTGGACTGCGACTCCGGGTCGGCGTCGGTCTTCGACAACCGCTACTTCGCCAACCTGCTGGAGGGGCGGGGCCTGCTGCGCACGGACGCCGTGCTGGTGCAGAACGCCACGACGAGGGCCAAGGTGGCGGAGTTCGCGCAGAGCCAGGACGGGTTCTTCGCGAGCTGGGCCGACTCGTACGCCAGGCTCACCGGCCTCGGCGTCAAGACCGGTGCCGACGGCGAGATCAGGCGGACCTGCTCCAGCGTGAACGGCTGA
- the LOC101776289 gene encoding cell division control protein 48 homolog B has translation MGTANEGGGGGTDGKSTSGWRAEDAIAGNRRALQALRELVTYPYLYARESRLLGLKWPRGLLLHGPPGTGKTSLVRAIVRECNAHLIMVSPYSVHKAHVGEGEKFLREAFSEAYSHASRGKPAIIFIDEIDAICPCRNNRREQEARIVGQLLTLMDGNKKSSKMLPHIAVVASTNRVNAIDPALRRGGRFESEVEVTVPTVEERLQILKLYAKNLHLDEKVDLQIVAAFCNGYVGADLEALCREAAKLAYHRMLDRGEKVLKLLMEDWESARSMVGPSITRGVTKELSTVSWDDIGGLKDLKKELQKAVEWPIKHAAGYDRLGITPVRGVLLHGPPGCSKTTLAKAAAHASQASFFSLSGAELYSKYVGEGEALLRRTFQKARLASPSIIFFDEADAIAPKRTGPGGNSSGGVTVGERLLSTLLTEMDGLELATGIIVLAATNRPNAIDAALMRPGRFDKVLYVPPPDVEGRYEILRIHTRKMKLGEDVDLWKIAECTELFTGADLEGLCREAGMAALREDLSASSIHNTHFQTARSSLRPSLTKAGVDKYSNAAINDPSTRKH, from the exons ATGGGCACGGCGAAcgaaggtggcggtggcgggacCGACGGCAAGTCGACCTCAGGTTGGCGGGCGGAGGATGCCATCGCGGGCAACCGCAGGGCGCTCCAGGCCCTCCGGGAGCTCGTGACGTACCCCTACCTCTACGCTCGAGAGTCCCGCCTGCTCGGCCTCAAG TGGCCGAGAGGTTTGCTGCTCCACGGCCCCCCTGGCACCGGAAAG ACAAGCCTGGTTCGAGCTATTGTTCGAGAATGCAATGCGCACCTGATAATGGTCAG CCCATATTCTGTACACAAAGCTCATGTGGGAGAGGGAGAAAAGTTCCTGCGTGAAGCTTTTTCTGAAGCATATTCTCATGCTTCACGGGGTAAACCAGCTATTATATTCATCGACGAAATTGATGCCATATGTCCATGCCGCAATAATAG GAGAGAGCAAGAGGCCCGCATCGTTGGTCAGCTTCTTACTCTGATGGATGGAAACAAGAAATCGTCTAAGATGCTTCCTCACATAGCTGTTGTTGCATCGACTAACAG GGTGAACGCCATTGATCCAGCATTGAGAAGAGGAGGACGTTTTGAATCAGAGGTAGAGGTTACTGTTCCTACGGTTGAAGAACGGCTGCAGATTCTTAAG ctttatgccaagaaCCTACATCTTGATGAAAAGGTTGATCTTCAAATCGTTGCTGCATTCTGCAATGGTTATGTTGGTGCTGATTTAGAAGCTTTATGTCGAGAAGCTGCCAAGCTTGCATATCATAGAATGTTGGACAGGGGTGAGAAAGTACTTAAACTACTAATGGAGGACTGGGAGTCTGCTAGATCTATGGTGGGACCAAGCATAACAAGAGGGGTAACCAAAGAACTTTCGACTGTTTCATGGGATGATATAGGAGGCTTGAAAGATCTAAAG AAAGAGCTGCAGAAAGCTGTTGAGTGGCCCATCAAGCATGCTGCTGGATATGACAGACTTGGGATAACACCAGTCCGGGGGGTGCTTTTGCATGGTCCACCAGGGTGCTCGAAGACTACCCTTGCAAAGGCTGCAGCACATGCTTCTCAagcttctttcttttctttgag TGGCGCAGAATTATACTCAAAGTATGTTGGAGAAGGTGAAGCTCTATTACGAAGAACATTTCAGAAGGCGCGTCTTGCTTCTCCAAGCATTATATTTTTTGACGAGGCTGATGCAATTGCCCCCAAAAG AACTGGCCCTGGTGGGAACTCTAGTGGCGGTGTCACAGTTGGAGAAAGACTTTTGTCAACTTTGTTGACTGAAATGGATGGTTTAGAATTGGCTACG GGAATTATTGTATTGGCTGCTACTAATCGCCCAAATGCAATTGATGCTGCTCTTATGCGTCCAGGGCGTTTTGACAAG GTGTTGTATGTTCCACCACCAGATGTGGAAGGGCGATATGAAATACTACGTATTCATACACGGAAAATGAAATTGGGGGAAGATGTTGATCTTTGGAAGATTGCAGAGTGCACCGAGCTGTTCACTGGTGCTGATCTTGAAGGCCTTTGCAGGGAAGCTGGAATGGCAGCATTGAGGGAAGATCTTTCTGCAAGTTCGATACACAACACCCACTTCCAGACCGCACGAAGTTCATTGAGACCCTCTCTTACAAAAGCAGGAGTTGACAAGTACTCGAATGCTGCCATCAATGATCCATCAACTAGGAAACATTAG